The following DNA comes from Puniceicoccaceae bacterium.
GTGAGGTTTCGGATCTGCAGGATAGCGATCTATTGCTGGCTGCGATTGAGCGCAACTATGGCATACTGCTCGACTCAACGGAGCGGGAGTCTGTCCTTGCAGCTCTGGAGCGGCCGGTAGAAGAAGGTATCTACCATGCGATTCGCAATCTGACCGAGGCTCTCAACCCCATTTTCTTTCGCCGATTTTCGGTGAGTTGGAATTGTGCCAATCATACTGGAGATCTGGTGGAACTTGCCATGTTCGGCCCCGGATCGAACATGCTTCCCACCTATGCCGAAAATTGGCAGCTGCACGGAGTGATGTGCGAGCTCATGGGGCTTTGAAGACTTGGGGCAACTTTGCCGCATTTTCACCGACGCCAGCTGTTTGCATCCCAGCAGATGCACCTCCCCGTTTTTTCTCGGAAATTGCGGTTGGAATCTTCGGGAGTTCTGCTTATGGATTTGGGTTTCTCTTTGAATTGTAATCCTATGCTTGAAACCTTCATTGATCGAATTTCCGAAGAACTGCAGCTTCCCGCACGCAATGTGATGGCGGTGCTCACCTTGCTGGAAGGGGGTGCAACTGTGCCGTTTATCGCGCGTTACCGGAAGGAGGCGACGGGAGGGCTGGACGAGGTGGCAATCACCTCGATTCGTGACCGATCCACCCAGCTCAAGACCCTGGAAGAGCGTCGGAGTGCCATCCTTAAATCCCTTGAGGAACGGCAGTTGCTCACGGATGATCTGAAGCAGAAGGTGATGGCAGCAGATACGCTTGCCCGGTTGGAGGATGTGTATCTTCCCTACAAGCCCAAGCGCCGCACCAAGGCTACAATTGCACGGGAAAAAGGACTGGAGCCGCTTGCCATCGAAATCGTCGAGAAACAGGAAAGCCAATGGGATGTGGTGGAACGTGCGAGCGCGTTTCTTTCGGATGAGCATGAAGTGGCGAGTGCAGAAGATGCGCTCGCCGGAGCAAGGGACATCATTGCGGAGTGGATCAATGACGATGCGGATGCGCGTGCCGAGTTGCGCGAACTTTACCTCAAGGAATCGACG
Coding sequences within:
- a CDS encoding Tex-like N-terminal domain-containing protein; the encoded protein is MLETFIDRISEELQLPARNVMAVLTLLEGGATVPFIARYRKEATGGLDEVAITSIRDRSTQLKTLEERRSAILKSLEERQLLTDDLKQKVMAADTLARLEDVYLPYKPKRRTKATIAREKGLEPLAIEIVEKQESQWDVVERASAFLSDEHEVASAEDALAGARDIIAEWINDDADARAELRELYLKESTLESRVLKGKEEEGAKFRDYFDWKEPADKAPSHRILAIRRGESEGFLSMSIRPDEDRAVHLLVRRFVKGDTAASEQVRLAAQDAFKRLLSISMETAARVEMKKRADTEATRVFSENLRELLLAPALGQKPVIAIDPGFRTGCKLVT